The Helianthus annuus cultivar XRQ/B chromosome 15, HanXRQr2.0-SUNRISE, whole genome shotgun sequence genomic sequence aacatcattaatcgttcttcattatcagcacatcgtcctcgaatcgttctccattatcaacataaacgacattagcacaacatcttcaatcgttctccattatcagcacaccagatgtgctgattatatctacttttggtgtttgtttgtattattttgtaattaacacataatcagcaccttattagcacaaatataaaacaccttttgttaactttttttaaaaaacacttttataaatacaaaaaggtatagcaatatggtactcatattaaagataaaaaaatacttgattttatggtatatatttttaaaaaaaataatgaagtatataaaagttattttagtttaaaaaaccttggtggaatttgtatttaatagaaaatggtcaaatgactagcaattttacaaaattacccctaatttgttagtagtaatttttaattataagagttttatttataatcaatattaaccattgatttaaattaacaatggttcagatctgttcttacggttcttataattagcactgtttgtacaggatctctaCCCTAATACATATATGCCATACACTTCATGAATAATCAACATTGATACAAATTTCAGATCCAAAACAATCAACAATAGTTTTTCTACCTATATCGGGCTTCATTCGGGCTCAATTCGCTTCACCCCCTCGGATGTGATCTCTCTTCGGCTGATCTCAAACCCTCCATCTTCAATGTATGAAGCAGGAAATCGCTCCACGTGTCAATGGGGCCAGGTAAGCACCAATGAACACAATCATTATACAAAGTCACATTCTCATTGGGCCAATGCCCATATCTACTTGGGTGTCCATCAGGCCTCATTAACATGGCTTGTGTTGTGTCCAAAAGTCTATACTTCAAACCCCTTTGCTTGCCCATCTTTTCACCCCTTTTAAACTCTTCAATTTGTGTCATATACAACTCCAGATTAATACCCTCTAATGTGATCTCATTGCTCTTGAATGGCATCTTTCTCACACAATCGCCGCCATTATTCCACTCGCCGCCCTCAAAATGCATTGGTGCAAACGTTCGTAAAATCGTTATACCCTTGAAGTTTTCTCGACTGTTGATTGCCTTAAACGCTGTCCTTATCGCCTTTCTATATCCAAATGTCATTGGATAATCGGTGATGTTGTCCAACTGACAATATCTACAACCAACCACCTGACGATTGTCGTAGTACAATGCAGGCCGCCAAAACCAGTGGCCTGCATTGATGATCAGATAATTAAACCCGTCTATCTGTGTTGTCCATTTCTCATCAAACTCGTCTAGGTAAAGATTGAAAAGGCCCGTATGGGTGGGGCCATCGGCACTCGCCTCGTCGGCTTTTACAAGAAATGGTGACCAGTAAGTGGCTAGAGTGAAGTTGTAAGAGACATAGTACCAATGTTTGAAATGCTCATCAGTTGTCGCTGATTTATCAATAGGATATTCCACCTGGAAATAAAAAAATcttgatattattattattgtaacTATTCTTATAAATTattctttattattatttgataaaaaaaaaataattcacTACACGTTAAACTTTGAAAAATTGTCAGTGGCCAGCGAGTTTATATTCCCTAAAAATCGTGACCAAGTATATTTATATATTTGGCACGGGTCTACAATGGTCCAACCTAACCAAAGAATATAATTTATTTATTGTTCAACATAAAAtattattttcatatattttatgATGTATAAagtaattaaatatatattttttcttttctaCATATTTAGTTTGTTTTTATAGCCATAAAATTAAAGCCAAAAGTAATTAATCACATATTTAGTTTGTTTCTTATAGCCATAAAATTAAAGCCAAAagtaattaaatatatatttttttcttttctacaTATTTAGTTTGTTTCTTATAGCTATAAAATTTAAAGAAGCTCCATAATTATCAAAACAGAATGATAATAAAAGTGATCCCATAATAAAAAAagacggtttttttttttttgcaaataatTAGATTTATTTTAAGTAGAAATTGGTAAACCGTATAAGCATTTGTGTGCAGTGTTGACAAGATATAACATAGAGATAATAAAAGTAGGCtaagagttggctacaaagtataaattttctaaaaagtgtaaaaagtcataaaacatcataatatcaaccataaaacacaccaaaaacctaCAAATAACATAATGAAGATTACCAAAACATCATATATGtaggttttgtgttgtgttttggattaTAAGGCTCTGATTATGGAATGACAAACATTactgtgttttatgttgattagcatgttgtgttttatagtCATAGTTATACAATGGTGTATTtaaagtttttatggactattaaggtttgaatattgtgttttagtaatcttcactctATTATTTGtggattttaggcgtgttttatggctaaaactatagtgttttataactttttacactttttagaaaatttagactttgtagccgaacctcaGCCTACAAAAGTATATTATATATGTGTTTATATAATCACCTTATAATGAATCACAATTAAAATAATAGATGCATCTATTTATTCAGTTCCTTAGATTTAACTTTGTATTTAAAGATGCTTTATACATGCATATGGATTGTATGTTAGGTTTGAATTTTAGGTATGAACATGGTCCAACTATGATCTAGTTAGGTTGTTGGCCCGTACATTGATTGCTAGGAGATAGAGATGGAACCACAACGGTTTGTGTTATCTGATGCGTTGCACACATAACACGTAGCCTCGGTGACATATAGACGGGTATGTCAAAATGTGTACATCTAGAATGCACAATTTATAGTGTAGATCATAAATAGTATGTGACGGCTATTCAAGATGCCAATCTTAGAAAATCAAAACCAAGATAATATGTCGTTTACGTATAATATTGGGTGAAATATATAAATGGAAATTTGAAGAAAAGCCTTCGTAAATGCAAATGATAAGATCTAAAAAAATGAGGACCAATTGTTAAGGTAAATGCAAATGATAAGATCTAAAAAATGAGGACCAATTGTTAAGATAAATTCCACGTAAGCAAGTGGACCCCACCATGTGCATAATTTGATCATAAGATGACATCTAAACTCCTATATTATAAAGCTTGAAATGTATAATGACTTCTTCCTTTGTCCATACTTAATTTgtcattttatatattttctttatatcacatcaataaaatttataatcatattaaataaatgtatatATACAACAAAAATAACAATCAATAATAAAGCTAAACTATTAAAAACCTATATATATTTAATCATACATTAACACCAAGAAAATGAGAGCTTAACAATATAGTTGTATTTATCGAGAAATAACAATCAATAATAAATTAAACTATTAAAAACGTACATACATTTAATCATACAGACACACCAAGAAAATGAGAGCTTAACAGTAACTTAATTTATCGAATCAATGATGAATTTAAACTATTAATAACCGCTATATCTATTTAATTATATACATAAACCAAGAAAATGAGAGCTTAACAATAATTGTATTCATCGagaataaatattttttttttcttatccaTCCAATGGAAATAAACCGAGAAAATGAGAGCTTAACAATTGATCGAGACATAAAGGGATAGATTGGGGGGAGTGATGCTCTTTTGTTAATATGTAGTTTGTTCTGCTATTGTTTGTGTCGGCCCGATTTGGGTCGGCGTTTGAAgtatacttttcaaaaaaaaaaaaaaaaaaaaacaatattgttTTCATCGAGAATAAATATTTTCTTTTCTTATCCATCCGATGAAAAAATAATTAGTTGTTAGTGTTTTATAGTATCTAGTCATCTTGTAAATTCCTAAAATACACAACATATCATGTATAAATTGCGTACGTATTGAGAATATTCATGGTTGTTTGAACGAGTAAATTAGTTACACTACAAAAGATAGATACAAAAACACATATTCACGATTCacattattttattgttttaatataaaaatagAGAGATAACAAGAATATTATAACTCAATAAAAATATGGCTACTTGATCAATTATTTAATCTATTTACAAGATTCTtgaaattattaatttatttaaattaacaCTCTAATGTTCACTTAAAATTAATCTACAAAATCATGAATAAAACATGGAGATAATATATAAATATCAGTGGCGAAGctcgtatatacccaaaaaaacTTATAAAATCGGGaggttgaaaacgtatatacctaaaaaattctacaTAAAAACTACATAACgcacactactgagcgaaaagtccCCCCCGCCCTTTCTATCCTGCGcccataaataaataaataatttaaaagaaATGAGTGATCGATGTTGATGAACTTACCCTAGATAGCATGCACATCAAGGATTGCATTTGATTTCTACCCACAGAATCACCAACAAAAGCCAAAGATTTATCTCTAACAATCTCCAAAAACTGATACGGGTTGAAAATGGGTAGATCACACCCATCGGGTTTCCATCTCCACTTCATGAAATCCGAATCAGGTCGTCCATATTTCTGGCAGTTTTGGTGCTCATGAATGGCCCAACATGTCATGTTAGTATAATATGGAGCATCAGGGTTGCGTATCCATTCGCCGGAGAACACGTCACATTTATGGTGGTTGTCATTGATTTTGATGAGTTCGTCTTGAGGGTGGTACACAGGCgaggtagtagtagtagtagtagaaGGATGTGTGGATGGGTATTTGTGGAGAGGGTAGTAAAGAGGTACAACTGTGAGGGTGATGAGTGTTAGGAGGGTCACAAGTATTAGGGTTTTGGATGTGGTTCCAAGGGTTGTAGCTTGATGGTTTTGCTTCCCATTTGTCACCTTCATCAAGAGAGAgatagagggagagagagagagagactgggTAGAAGAAGTCTCAAAACAAAGGTGGTGGCTATATTTCTAAAACTTCATTGGAAGTATGTTACTTATAACAACTTGTAGAGCATAAACAACTATTATAATCACATCATTAGATCACACACATTTGGAGATGACTTTTCTATATTAACAATAAACATGTACATTTTGCAACTACCCATTAATATTGCAACTACCCATTAATGCAAAGGATGATAAGATACATATTAGGAAACATAATAAGCGTCGTTCCTGAGAATTCGGATACCCTGTGAAAAATGAGCAGCTAAattcaagaggaaacccaataaatatgggaaaaaccctccttgtgggaatcgaacacAGGAGCACATGGTCCCTAAACCCTATTCCACCCCCAAGatgtcactaggctataatgcgATGGACGTTTCTTTTTACATCCTAACTTTCTGAATGTAATCTTAGTAAAATGGACTTAAGTCTATTACATTCGTTTAAATGCTTAAATAGTTATGAAATCGTACCCATTTTCTACATGTGAGCTCGACGCAACACTAGTTATGAAATCGTACTCATTTTCTTATACATGCCATGTGATTTGTGTGAAATGAGGATTTTGAACCGATGACTAATTATAATTAGACCGTGCGGTATGGGTTCAGAAAGAGAACGGGAAGACTGAGGTGGAGCATTTTGCCGACAGGGAACACCACCCCTCGCGACTCCCGATGTATCAACTGCGTGAATAAATTGCTTCAAAAAGTTACCTTTTAGTAATTCCTAAAAGTAGCTTTCGTGTTTTGTTGGTATACGTACATAACATGATCATAAAATGACACACaataaaacaaacataaataagAAACATACCAAAACATCTAAAATGACCACAAATATTAAAAGTAGACAGTTATGTTTGTACAAATAATTAACATGGAAAAGGTAGATCGACGTGACAAGAGTTGTACATGATAACTTTAACAATTGGTGGAGAAAGTCCAAAAATCATATAATTGGtcaataatttaatttaaatagtaATCAAAATTTAACTCTCAATAATACAAGTAAAGTTAATCATTTGAGATTATATTTTTTAGTGCATATATTAATATAAGACTGTGTATTCAATTAACACTCCACTGCCTCGCCGCCTTCCACGTTGGAGCAACATGCCACATCCCCATCGCGCCCTCTCTATATGCATGCGTTAGCAAACTAGCTCCCCGCCCACCCCCTCCGACGGCGTGTTTGGCACCCTTCACGCCCAAAAACATGCAAAAAGGGCGTCATCACCCCATTGGCTAACGCCCCACTACACTTAGTCTAAGTGATGATTGAAGGACAAATTAAATTATCACGAAAACACAATTTAAGAAAAGGGTATTAGTCACATCAATCCGTTTCATTAATTTGTATTAGTAGATATTTGTAGAAGTAATTATAAATAGTCCTTTTGGTTTTCCCTATTCACATCTTTGATGTATAAGTTTAATAGTTTCACTTTCGGGACATAATTTCTAAATTTTAACATGTTTGACTTCTAAAATTAACTTTCGTTCAAAGAATATGTTAAGTTTGAATAAATAGTTAATATTCACATATCACTCTCCTCTATATTTATCTTTCtatatacatagatatatatGAAGAGAGAAACAGTAAAAAGGGTGTGGGTATAAGATAAGAAGCGTGTGAATAAGATGACACATAATAACTAATTTAAACTATAAATTTTGGCCCTCACTAATCCCACACTCTttaaatcttattttcacaccaTGAAGTATATACGAGTCCGTATGGGGTTATATGGCCCGTATACATGAATGTTGCACAGAAATAAAGGTATGGATTTTTTTGCCGcgttgtatacgggccgtataaaatTATATAAGACCATTATAATGTTATACGATCAAAGTGTAATATCTTGTTGGGTATTTTTTATCAGTTTTTGAGGTTTTTATACATGTATATgagccgtataacattatacgactCATGTAGATTTAAACTTTTTTTAGGTAAATTTATAAAACCGAAACCGTATAATGAGTTTTTGTTGATATATGAGTTTATTAGTGATAAACGTATAAGTATTGATTAATATCCGACTTTATTATGGGAATACAAGTTTTGCCGTATTATTTAGATATGTCAgattatgttacgagtttgtaATATGTTGCTGATTATGTTATGATAGCATATTTAGTTTAACAATCAGGATAAATTAACCAAAAAAATGTGCATAAGATAAAAAATATGGTAACAAtcatcaaacaaacaaaacaaagatAAACGATAAACATAAGATAAATATTTACAATGACATTTACAATGTTTCAaaccaaaaacaacaaaaaaaaaaggaaaatacaATAAGCCGCTACGGTGGCAGTGGCAAAGCTGGTAGTAGTGGTGATGCGGCACCTGCTCATGGAGGGAGCGCGCACCGGCATGCATCACAATAATCTCCTCGGTGATCCACTGTATGTCCCTCCATAGAGCAACTACGTCAACTCGCATAGTAGCTACATCTGACTCAACCTGTGTCAATCTCTCCTCAAACCCCAgcggtgtgacaaccctcacaaatccaggtatccgtacaaattaattaatatttaattagtgcttaattactatgcttgattacaattatgactAAACTGcttttctgttttctgatacatacatactcatgcatcacatattatactgtcactccatttattacacaccaacaatagtgacaaacttgatgcataaagcacagttagcacagtgagcggataacccagtaaacatgctgacattgccagcactagacagacattgtttctgaggccagtatgtgccgggaatagattactacactagtagggagtgtagggaggtgagaatcatagaactgtgtcactaggtgatagttatagtgactggaagtgcctaaaacatactttaattacaaaattctgcactacatACAAAAATTCAGTATTTAACAATattagtaaagtgcaaaaacttggtaaaatagtcctagtcactttccaaagtgttgggaatttattgtatcactaaaaacaatataaacgacactttatagctttacttagcactttaacggatcaatatccaaccgaacaaccggactttacccggaacataaaaatattgccaaagacattgtttttacctttctgagctagttagggtccccgaacaccctaacaccctttatattaataAACACACTTAACATACTAACTAAATACTTACAATCCAACTAGTTAGTAACCAAGTATCATCACCAcccaacccttacccccccccccaaatgaCGGTCACAAGGGTGGGACACACCCTTTTGTTTTCTTTGATTATTTAAATGAGTTTGTTGGTTATCTAGAGAACACTTTGCATGATGGGTAAAACTTGATCTTGGTCTATAAGAATACATGAGAGTTAACCCATCTCTCACTTCAACACCCACTAAACACCAACATCCTCTCTTCCTCCATAACCACCTCACGGCCGCCACCCTTCCACCACATCACCACCACTTTCAAAC encodes the following:
- the LOC110912493 gene encoding protein trichome birefringence-like 19, whose product is MKVTNGKQNHQATTLGTTSKTLILVTLLTLITLTVVPLYYPLHKYPSTHPSTTTTTTSPVYHPQDELIKINDNHHKCDVFSGEWIRNPDAPYYTNMTCWAIHEHQNCQKYGRPDSDFMKWRWKPDGCDLPIFNPYQFLEIVRDKSLAFVGDSVGRNQMQSLMCMLSRVEYPIDKSATTDEHFKHWYYVSYNFTLATYWSPFLVKADEASADGPTHTGLFNLYLDEFDEKWTTQIDGFNYLIINAGHWFWRPALYYDNRQVVGCRYCQLDNITDYPMTFGYRKAIRTAFKAINSRENFKGITILRTFAPMHFEGGEWNNGGDCVRKMPFKSNEITLEGINLELYMTQIEEFKRGEKMGKQRGLKYRLLDTTQAMLMRPDGHPSRYGHWPNENVTLYNDCVHWCLPGPIDTWSDFLLHTLKMEGLRSAEERSHPRG